In the Arachis stenosperma cultivar V10309 chromosome 8, arast.V10309.gnm1.PFL2, whole genome shotgun sequence genome, TATCGAATTGTATGTTGAGTTCGAAAAAATCGATGATGTTGATTTTCCAGAACCCAACATAAATTGGGTGGGTTATAATACTAGGTGCAATGACGGACCCAGAAAATTTTAGAAATGGgggcaaaaatatatatactaaaataaattttattaaattttattaattatataaagatataaaaattaaaaagaattaataaacacttttattcttaaaatactatttattattatatataatttataaaaaaataactttttatttctaaaacttgaacttaaaatattttaattaaattatagataATTTGTTATccaaactaatttttttatacacatttaataataaaaaactgAATCAATTGGCACATTAGCACCTAACGATACActagtatttataatttgaaattagaattatatataaataataaaaaaaattaaatcggtatatgaaaagtatgtttatataaaataatagaaacttagtttataattttttttcttcctttttaaaataattaaatttgttatatatttttttatttaattttgatataatgttagatgaaaaattttatgcatctgtttaattatatattgtaattaaaatattttttttattattatttctaaaaaaaaaaaatttattttaaattattaaattaatcaatttattttaaaattttatatgcaatataggtatatataatagaacaaaagtaaaaaaaaaacaagtaaTAAGGATGaataaattgagaataaaataaaatatataaagtcatgaaaagaataaaacattagattaatacctaaactataatttgtttgaattaaaattttcaattgaaAATATCAAAAGAGAAACAATGAAATTGGAAAATACATATATAGAGTCATGGAGagctatataaaaaatatggaGAATTTGAAATTTACCTTTTGATGAAGAGAGGATGACCACTagacaaaaaatagaaaaaaaaagttgaaaatataaaaataagaggAGGGTTTAATGGAATAAAAGAGTGACGACATAAGGACTAAATTTAATTAGGTTAAATAATAGTTaaaatgatagaaaaataaaaaagtaaatttaaaactttggctaattgaatttaatttatttataatggggtcatttaaaatttgaagTGAGGTCACATCATgtataactattttttttaaaaaaaaattgataacaCAGTGGGGGCAAGTGCCCTCATTGTTGTGCCTAAGTCCGTGCCTGACTAGGTGGGTTAACACTAACCTAACGCTAACACTAACACTGAGTcactaacaataattaatttactaaAATTAACCCTAACACTAACTAACACCTATACTAACGCCGGTACTAttactaacaattaattaacttactattaattaataacaaaataacctaaaaaaattacaaaaccttaccctattttttaaaaattcttattCACACTTTCAGttcaaaacaaaaagaagaagcacaaataTTTACCTGAATGACTTTGGTTTAGTTGTGGTGACTGATAAGTATGGGTGCTATCGTTTTACTTATTTTTGgtggatttatttatttttggtggAGTAAGAATAACAATAATAGAAGGGAGCCGTTTTGTAGAACTggaaagaaaagtagaagaaatgGAAAAAAGAATATAGTTACTAAGGTGAAAAAGTTTTACGCTAGAAAGAGAGAGCCCATCAGCACGTGTTAACCATGCACAGAAAATATCATTGACGTTTTGTGCAAAACGTCGCCGACGTTTTGTTGAAGAAGATAGTGACGTGAATGGAAAAAAGGCGGTAACGTTTTTCTGTAATCATCATATATCTCCACAACGGtgtcaaacacaattttttggGCATTTTGGAGGATTACACCAATTTGAGctcaatattaaaaataaaaagctcaAAAAATTACATCACAAaaggattattaaaaaaaaaactaaaaaataaaatcgatCTCAAATAGAAAGTAAGACGAAGGAAAGAGAAGTAGTTGAGAGAAaatgaagaaaaggaaaaattcaGAGGAAAAAAAAGTGTGGTAAGAAAATTAAGAACCaggataaaaaagaataaaaaaggaCGGGTTAATGTTCAAATTCGTCCCTGAAAGATCACGCGATTTTCATTTTCGTCCctgaatgatttttttaatcaaattagtccctgAAAGATAAACTGTTAGTCAAATTAATCCTTCCGTCAATTGGATGATGACGTGTCACGTTAAGTGCCACATGGCATGATGACGTGACACGCCACGTGGCAGGTCAGTAACACGTGGCACGCCACGTGACAGgtcagtgacacgtggcacGTGTCACTTGACATATAAAAAAAGTTTTCTATTAGTCAAAATAGTCCTCGAAAGTCCATacgtaagtcattttcatccttcaaattttaaaaattagtcaaattagtccttatatactttttttttattttttcttcataaaattatttctctcctttaattcttctcaaaatctctcttattcttttctattctaaaacTTTTTTTGTTACATTACTACATTTTGctggaatatatatatactcaaaattgaaatatatgtatttattaacCTAAATAAAGTTATAtgctcaaaatcaaaatttatgtatgttaacctaaacaaagttataccaatattttttttttactacatttttttttcattacgGTATTACTTATATATAGGAGATAATGGTAGTGATACTTAGAGTCAAAGTTCAAGAAGATTCACAAATTTTGCTTCAATTCCAAActttacaaaatattaaaaatttgttggttaattattattattattataaatgaaTTGCTTCTTAAGCATAATACGTGCAAATATCGtaataaatttttgtgtgtttcatatgtttaagataaattttataatttttcttttaatttcacaaATCAATGAGATAAAATGAAATAGGAAACATTATACATATGCATAACACAGGCTACTCCGCACTAGTACATTATATAAATAGATATGCTtcgtattaaaataaaattccttttattttaaatgaaatatttaaaaaattatattagaatATTAAGATTCAAAAAGTGATTCCATAAACCAGTTTTTCAATTATTGAGTTTTActatacaaattaaataataataaaaattataattttaaaaaatttaaaagatttaaaatttaaaataattactatattatttagtaaaatttaaaatattaaatttttaaatatataatcaacaataatttgataaactcatttaaataaaaaattataatttgaaaatgtaaaattttaaaatacaaatgacaaaataactttataaaaatttaattatttttattattttatataaagagaattttgtttattaaagtttaaaaataatattaaaattagtagtataaaaaaatattataaatttaatattataaaaaattatataaggactagtttgagtaacttttaaaatttgagggatgaaaatgacttacgtATGGACTTTCAAGGACTATTTTGActaatagaaattttttttatatgtcaaGTGACATGTGGCATGTCATGTGTCACTGACCTGTCACGTAGCGTGCCACGTGTTACTGACCTGCCACGTGACGTGTCACGTCATCATGCCACGTGGCACTTAACGTGACACGTCATCATCCACTTGACGgaaggactaatttgactaacagtttatctttcagggactaatttgattaaaaaaatcattcggAGACGAAAATGAAGATCGCGTGATCTTTTAGGGACGAATTTGAACATTAATCTAAAAAAGGACACACAGAAAcacaataacaatacaaaaatAGAATTAATAGAAAAGAGGATTTTTTTATTAGACctataaaaaatttgtttttagTGACTTAGACCACTTGAATAGATTTTTTACTTGATATTTAAAGAATTTGTCTTTGACAATCTAGATTAGAAggttgaaaatttgaaaaaactaACACTAAGAATTACTTTCAGTGGGATCCTTCAAATTTTTTCATGCAATAAGCAAAACAAATTATTCACCTCATTTAATCACACAAAAAAAAGTGCACAAAgcaattcaaaaaattttatttgtcaAAAGTTGTCAAATTATCtcacaaaatatttaaatagaCTCATAACAGATTAGTCTAAAAGTAGGCCAAAAAGTCTTTTTATAAACCAAGTCcaactaaattaaattacaaGACTTAGAATAATACTAGTTATAACTAATTTTGTTATGTTAAACCAACTTAAATAGAtttgattaacaaaaaaatttaaatgtatagAATATCTAAATGGTCTTTCCAAACAAGTATCTGGAAGTGAGGAGAAAAATGGAGTTGGTAATGGGTAGGGTAGGATAGAGTTTGGAGCTAACTTTAATCTTATCTGCGGGttgagatttttatataaactcaACCCTACTCTATCGCGAGTTGAGAATATCCCAACTCTAATCTTATCCGTTCTTAATCTACGGGTATCCGACTCTACTCGTGGATTACAAAAAAGATGCAACATTACTATGTaacttaataataatttaaaatagaactgacttttatgtaaaagaaaaaagtattaaattatcaattaatgatcTTCTTTTAATAGTTAAAGATCTTTTGCATTTAGTGAGAAATCTTTGGTTCAACATCcacttaaaatatatttttatataagtatataatatatacGTAGAATAATTGACTATTTGTACCCATGATAGTTCAAAACGCTAACATTTGTACCCATCGTAGATGGAAACTGACTTTGTACCCATGCAAGATAGGCTCCGTGTGACAAAAATAGCCTAGTTTGGATTGGCACTTGCTTCGGGATTGTAGGACCCTACGTGGTTCTCCGAACCTCCCAAAACCCAATCTACGTggaattaaataattttttcaatctatgtgaaattaaacaattttttttactaagGGTTGGGAGATTGAAGAAAATTTCGCCGGAGACTCTGCTGTGCCCTAACAGAGGTTGTCGTTTCGTTCCCAACTCGGAGAAGACGTCTGGAAGACTCCCAAGCCATCACCCTGAAGCTACGGGTTTCAATGCTGTCATTCCCAACTTGGAAAAGACGTTCGAAGTAGTAGCAAGCGATCAGTATAAAAACGTGAAAGAGGAACGTGCAAGGAATAGCGAGCAGAGCTCGAACACAGCGGTTTCGTCGTCGACGGTGCAGAGGTCACTCCCTTTGGTCGGCAGAGATCAGAGGTATGTCATTGCCAATGTTGATTAATTTCAAATGTCATTGCTACTAGTTAGACAGATTATCTTACCATATCAAATCCTGTTTGAGAATTGCTAAATTGGTTGATTTCGGGTTTGTGTTAGGTGTAGTAACATGTAATATTTTATTAGAATGTGTTGGTTAATTTCACTTTCAGAAATGGCCACCATTCATATAACACTGTGTATTAATCATAGAGGACAGTTTGAGAGAGGGCTGTGTGGGAAGGTTAGTTACGTTGGTGGTGAAGTCACAGAGATCGAGAGGGTTAATGTTGATACCCTGAATGGTTTTTTCGTATCTGATTTGCTGAAGGATATAGGATGTACATTTGTTACTAATTTTTTCTGGCTGGTACCTGGGAAGGAGCTTGATGATGGATTGAGTGACCTAAGGGTTGATATGGATATAGTTAGAATGTATGAGACAACTGTGAAGAACAGTAACAGAATAAATGTATATACAGAGCATCCGGTGGATGAGCCCATGTTAGTTGAGGAGAACAATATGACTCCATCAAAGATGAGAGTAAAGCGCTGTGCTAGAAGGGTTCCAAATCCGAAGAAGAGTCCAAAAAGAAGATTGATAGTAGTGGAAGATGAGGATGATGCTGAAATTGTACGTAACGTGCAAGTTGGGATGGAGGACCGAAAAAGGAGTGAGGCCTAGAGCAGGGAAGAGGCCCATGAAGCACATAAATAGGCTGGAGTTGAGGCCCAAAAAGAGGACAATGTCAGTATGGCCCAGGAGACAGCAGACCCACTACTTTTAGTATCTGATGAGATAGGACAGATTTTTCAGCCTCCCCCAACACCTGACATACCAGATAAATCACCATCAACTCAGTTCCAACCTTTCCAGCCATCTATTCAAGAAGATCAGCAACCAACACACACTGTTTGTTCAGACCCAGTCTCGCCTTCTGAACCCAATGTCTCTGCACCTCTTGAACCAGAACAACTAACCCAATACATCCCACATCCGTATGGGAATTCACTTTCACAATCAATCCCTCAGTCAGTTCCACCCTCTGAGACCAATAGGACTCCCTAGAATGATCAGAGCAATCCTTCAGATGAGGTCGAGGGAAGGACAAAGGTGAATAAGAGGAGATCAACAAAGAGGCCTCCCTCTACAGGACAGTTTTTCATCCCAAACCCCGATCCGAACAAGCCGCCAACCTTCTACGTCCCCGTTGATGAGGATGATTTTTCTGATGAAAATCCTGGACATCATTGCTATGAATAAGAGGAATTGCATAGCATAGCAAGTGACAAGGATACTGACCAGACGCAATTTTTTCCTCAGAGCAATGCTGATGTCCCGGTTAGCCAGGTGCGGTTGGAGTTAGGGATGGAGTTTGAAACTCTAAGCCATTTCAGGAAGGTTGTCTAAAAGTTTAATATCAATATTGGAAGGAGCATATTCTTTGCTTGTTGTGATTCTACAAGATCGAAGGCTATATGCTATGATGAGGACTGTCCTTGGCAAATATACTGTGCCAAGAGAACATTCCCAATAAGTTATCAGGTAAAGACCTTTGTAAATGAATATACCTGTAGTAGGGACAATCAGTGTAAGCCAGCAGATGAAAAATGGGTCATAGATGAGCTGGAGGAGAGGATACGAGTGCAACCAAACTTGACAGTGAGGGAGGCTGACCAATACTTCAGATCTGAGTATGATGTACTAATCAATGAAAGgaaaatttacagatctatgaAAAAAGCAAAGGAGAGGATTGAGGGTTCTGAGATTGTACAGTATGCACGACTTCGTCATTATGCTAATGAGATACTGAAGACTAATCCTGGGTCGACTGTAAGGATCCACACGAATCCTATGCCTGATTCCAATCCTATTTTTCTGAGGATCTATGTTTGCTTTGATGCGTGCAAAAAGGGGTTTGTGGGTGGATGTAGACCTTTTATAGGGTTGGACGGGACCTTCATTAGAGGGTATTATGGGAGGCAGTTACTGACAACAATAGGAAAGGATGCAAATAATCATATCTATCCTATTGCCTATGCAATTGTGGAATCAGAGAACAAAGAAAGTTGGAAGTAGTTTTTGGAGATACTCCAGGAGGATGTGGCCGATTTTCAAGCTAACAGGTTTAATTTCATGTCAATTAATATGCAGAAGGTACTTGTGCATTCTTTTGTTGTTAAGTCTGTTAGGGCAAGTTTATACCTTTTCTGTCTTATTTAAACATGTTATAATGATGTACATATGATTCATGTGTTTAGGGAATCTGATAGTAGGTCTTAATTTGGTTATTATTTTGGCCTGTCTTGAAATTTCATGTATGGACTTGTTCAAGTGTGTTTTAGAATTTCATTGAAAGCTtattacttaatcattgttagCTTATTATTGAATTCTAATTTACATTTTCAAAGACCACATGAATTATTGAAATCCGTGTTATGTAACTAGTTGCCAGTCTATTTTTTGAATTCTATTTCACAATTTCACTAATCACATGGATGATTGAAATTTGGTTTGGCCAAGAATGGGCTAGGTAAATATTGAATTCTGTTTTGGAATGAGACTGATATTGGAATGTTGGAATCTAGTTTAGCTAAATACTTAATtatgtttctggattgttggaTTGTTGATAATTGTTTACTTACATGCATGCCTATAAGGAGTAATACTGGCCGTACAAGAAATATACCCAAATGCTAACCACAGATTCTGTGCAATGCATATATGCCAAAACTTTCGCAAGAAATAGAGTAACTTGCAACTGAAAATGTGCATGTGATCTTGTGCCAAGACAACCACAACACAAGACTTCAATGCTGCCATGGAGAGACTAAAAAGGATCAATGTTGGGGCTTGGGAATACCTTGAAAAGATAAGCCCTAAACAATGGAGCATAGCTCATTTTAGTAAATACCCTAAGCTGGACAACTACACAAACAACAACTGTGAGGTGTTTAATGCGAATGTGAAGAATATGAGGAGTAAGCCGATAATTACGATGTTGGAGGAAGTGAGGTGCTAGGTAATGGGGATTATGGCTAGGAACAAAAAAACTTTGGTTGGGTACAGCGGAAGGTTATCTCCAACTCAACAGAACAACTTAGAAAGGGAGAAGCGAGAGAGCAACAAATGGAGGCCTCTGCCTACCGGAGATGATGCAGAAAATGTGTACGAGGTGCAATGTCTGCCAATGAAGGTAAGTGTGGATCTTGGCAAAGGTACATATAGCTGTCGACTTTGGCAAATCACAGGGCTACCATGTAGACATGCATGTGCTGCTTTGGCTAACCAGAACAGAAGGCCCGAAGAATATGTACACAACTGGCTCACCATGGGTGCATACAACGCAGCCTATCAGACTTTCATGCGTCCGGTTCCAAGCCAGGAGTACTAGAAACACCTTGAAACCCTCCCTATTCTGCCACCACGGTATAGAAAACCAATCAGAAGACCTACAACCAA is a window encoding:
- the LOC130946174 gene encoding uncharacterized protein LOC130946174, whose translation is MGIMARNKKTLVGYSGRLSPTQQNNLEREKRESNKWRPLPTGDDAENVYEVQCLPMKVSVDLGKGTYSCRLWQITGLPCRHACAALANQNRRPEEYVHNWLTMGAYNAAYQTFMRPVPSQEKPIRRPTTKRDKRNDDPKEKSDPHRTTRRIGTIIYKYCLQAGHNKRSCKKRKEAMGEGSSAPQAPVDDEDEDMLAKIY